The proteins below come from a single Eubacterium limosum genomic window:
- a CDS encoding YDG domain-containing protein encodes MKKKMRKKAIPQKVAAGVMSGVMLLSSTGATALAQEIQGTELFKGDDAKQTAKGIVKTAVQSAPTLASRTDTTVTLNSEANLYYAYTEAGKEPSAYTWTKASGDTVTISGLTAGTSYDFVCATDDKGTGMSPASTIYTLQAAPVNPESCAAVTYPEETITIKAGYEMNTQKDFNGDMVANGASISDFIGKGLYVRAAKNGEIPAGVAAEYTIKARPENSTSVPADQITRSTTGFSFTPNPLGIYQYTGGGQTTPKTIVGGKVTGLQPGTVYSLIDYTSATANAFKSGTNTQEIRTKSVVAPATKDGPGATQSANTVKADKTEADSGETITYTITYGEGYTPSMTIGGDEMAFDTAAVDPETKTAVFEYTVKAGDTTVSAVAHFNERGVKAVDAQENKTLYANDPSNQSAQALTESLPKKVGVTYDNQTRGEADASWQLNKDSQWNVKGGDYTYEALVGAVKVTQAVAVLPVFATFEPMGDIKLPVKTDGYTANELGLINSIEVTYTGSGFETQTDKAVAVVWSPAVPSGFGANPTDRQLFSGKVNVPEWATITNPTLSREVSFGIPVTVNGLVFYDKPYDGTDVASWNENDIGKMSLKVNGTTLQGYTLQKDSGAKIHLDSPNVGTRTIAGVSGLSIAGPEADKYVLDFSGMTVTITKQTNVTAPDTVTVTSGSVTDTSAEVSVTTPTQGYLLEYASAEAGQQPTIWQTSGTFTGLKPGTAYDFYARYAETSNNAASDATKTASSTKTNAQVAAPTKAGAGKNDPACTITADVEHAAKDAKVTYTVKPSENFSVNENTSLTINGQAVELTKGAVDAKGLSTYTALYTVKDADAVIKAEVTFNKRAVKTVTPPDAITTTANDPVNASQQTLEQSLLQTLEVKYDNGVTGQELVQWAKKGESPDWDAKGKTYAYTATLVSDKSKTTDLTVTVKPVNATITPIPEKTIAIREKAYTMEELGLGSTLAVTFDESVEAMDCLVSWSPDTPGDFGTTGSKETSKTFAGTVTLPGWATAAGTTIDATVKTATPLTVTGITVTPKAYDGTTEATLVLDGGQLSGAIAQGDTVEFNTSAVLEANFDDADAGTGKSVTVSGNALQGSEASKYIIDWSACDIKGDITKAVGIAAPTTPVVDTGQTTSTSVTLKPVTITDPIATAAGARVQYSKDQVNWQDRPVFNGLEPGTAYAFYARVGATGNTEASASSAASPTITTKVAVVAPVLSVDGDCTAGQACKVELYDAANKKINDLLEADAGTKVSYKITYCDSHTMHFTFKGNALALSDSTPGMRRAPDEKRTWYYDYTIQPGDTTVTAAAEAAPKTVKNITADPITMAANDARNQSAETLLKSLPKSIKFQYDNGTEGTDLVENWTLKTGEWALKGANLTYEGTLKNNPRAKVTQSVTVDPVTAEIQTNVGKITLRERPQGYTLADLEGEGLPMAASIGYDSYVDPADKTAAITWQLPEDFGKTSGAVDITGSVQLPEWATAATTDVISANFEITARAQASLEIDVADVTKTYDGSAVMENVPVKLNSTSLDPAHKAVTLSAETATVRFQTPNVGTGLTYTVEGLTLTGADADWYALSATYKNGVIEQAAVAAPAVPEADSISLNSIALKPVVLEGAAKAAGAKVIYQISKDNGKTYENNTDKYSPDFKNLDPGKAYSFKTSVEATANTKASEASAGLTIRTKFNPVAPIIAKTSPCEGGECKVDMADAQGAPITDKSEVGTGDVIHYTITSCDNHTPGKLLINSKTEVPLSGTGKVRTGFYTVTAQDSQLVSQVTFNDRQAVRVESPEPIEMYANDDRNQSAESLADSLSKEVAVVYDNGTRGTETIRKWNPSGTAWNPRGGSYTYVAAVGGDGQFFTLQNVTVKPVSAVYEPFADTTLTVSEEPYAKEELGLSDTLAVTYTSEDGVVKETRDEPLVWTPEVPGDFGTTETTQTFTARLALPAYAGGDKALSKTIRVSEKSPLVIRGVKAQNKVYDGTADAVLDFSQATFTGDPGFGSYTVDWEQATGTFEDANAGDHKKVTVEGIVLSGKDADHYILSVEQVSASIQKAEIQGVVFESARFPEDGKPHSLEAVYPEGCGITGVSYTYEKDGVKTTEAPKETGVYKVTATFTVDDNHQALAPMTATMTIGEAGGTVEEAVVEGLPEGVTGCTVTADKDHVTEAGETVTYTLTRNRERKSYVPAVLTVNGQALPLTYDQESGQFKAAYVAEDPTATIAATVQYVLLGSFSGDETINIIDAQQLAQTAAAGETPSERQKAAGDVNFDGKVNIIDAQQIAQYTADPEKQF; translated from the coding sequence ATGAATACGCAAAAGGACTTTAATGGGGATATGGTGGCGAACGGGGCTTCGATTTCTGATTTTATTGGCAAAGGCCTTTATGTGCGCGCCGCTAAGAACGGGGAAATCCCAGCAGGGGTTGCCGCTGAATACACCATCAAAGCCCGTCCGGAAAACAGTACCTCTGTGCCGGCCGACCAGATTACCCGAAGCACAACCGGCTTTAGCTTTACGCCTAACCCTCTGGGCATTTACCAGTATACCGGCGGCGGCCAGACTACGCCTAAAACCATTGTGGGCGGTAAGGTGACAGGCCTGCAGCCCGGAACGGTTTACAGCCTCATTGATTACACCTCGGCGACCGCAAATGCTTTTAAATCCGGCACCAACACCCAGGAGATCCGCACCAAGAGCGTGGTTGCGCCAGCCACCAAGGACGGCCCGGGAGCCACCCAATCAGCCAATACGGTCAAGGCCGATAAAACAGAAGCCGATTCCGGCGAGACCATTACCTATACCATTACCTATGGGGAGGGCTATACACCAAGTATGACCATTGGCGGCGATGAAATGGCCTTTGATACCGCAGCGGTTGATCCAGAGACCAAAACAGCGGTCTTTGAATACACGGTAAAAGCAGGGGATACCACGGTCAGCGCAGTGGCGCATTTTAATGAACGTGGGGTAAAAGCCGTCGATGCTCAGGAAAATAAAACCCTCTACGCAAACGATCCTTCGAACCAGTCCGCCCAGGCGCTGACTGAGAGCCTGCCGAAAAAGGTGGGCGTAACCTACGATAACCAGACAAGGGGAGAAGCGGACGCGTCCTGGCAGCTGAACAAGGACAGCCAATGGAATGTAAAGGGCGGTGACTATACCTATGAAGCCCTGGTTGGCGCCGTTAAGGTGACCCAGGCCGTTGCGGTGCTGCCAGTGTTCGCCACCTTTGAGCCAATGGGGGATATTAAGCTTCCAGTGAAGACCGACGGCTATACCGCCAATGAGCTGGGGCTTATAAACAGCATTGAGGTGACCTATACGGGCTCAGGCTTTGAAACCCAGACCGACAAAGCCGTAGCCGTTGTGTGGAGCCCGGCAGTGCCTTCCGGCTTTGGCGCCAACCCGACCGATCGTCAGCTCTTTAGTGGGAAGGTAAACGTTCCTGAATGGGCAACGATCACCAATCCAACATTGAGCCGGGAAGTTAGCTTTGGTATTCCGGTAACGGTGAATGGGTTAGTTTTCTATGATAAGCCCTATGACGGAACCGATGTTGCCAGTTGGAATGAAAATGACATTGGCAAGATGAGCCTTAAGGTGAACGGAACGACTTTACAAGGATACACCTTGCAAAAAGATAGTGGCGCGAAGATCCATCTGGACAGTCCCAACGTGGGCACGCGCACCATCGCAGGGGTCTCCGGCCTGAGCATCGCTGGCCCAGAGGCGGATAAATATGTTTTGGATTTCAGCGGCATGACCGTCACCATTACCAAGCAGACCAACGTCACAGCCCCGGACACGGTGACAGTAACATCCGGCAGCGTCACCGATACCAGCGCTGAAGTCAGCGTGACAACGCCAACTCAAGGCTATCTGTTGGAATATGCCAGCGCCGAAGCGGGTCAGCAGCCCACGATCTGGCAGACAAGCGGTACCTTTACCGGTTTAAAACCCGGCACCGCGTATGACTTCTATGCGCGCTACGCCGAAACCAGCAATAACGCCGCATCTGATGCCACAAAGACAGCTTCATCGACCAAAACCAACGCCCAGGTTGCAGCACCCACCAAGGCAGGCGCTGGAAAAAATGACCCGGCATGTACCATCACCGCCGATGTCGAACACGCTGCCAAAGACGCGAAAGTCACTTATACAGTGAAGCCGTCCGAAAATTTCAGCGTTAATGAAAACACCAGCCTCACGATCAACGGCCAGGCCGTAGAGCTGACAAAAGGCGCTGTGGATGCGAAGGGGCTTTCAACCTATACAGCACTATACACGGTCAAAGACGCGGATGCCGTGATCAAGGCCGAAGTGACCTTTAACAAACGGGCGGTTAAAACAGTTACACCCCCCGACGCCATCACCACGACAGCCAATGACCCAGTTAATGCCAGTCAGCAGACCCTGGAGCAGAGCCTGCTCCAGACCCTTGAAGTCAAGTATGACAATGGGGTAACGGGACAGGAGCTTGTACAGTGGGCTAAAAAGGGCGAAAGCCCAGACTGGGACGCTAAAGGGAAGACTTATGCTTATACAGCCACCCTGGTCAGCGATAAGAGCAAGACGACCGATCTGACGGTCACCGTCAAACCCGTCAACGCCACCATCACACCCATTCCAGAAAAGACCATCGCCATCCGCGAAAAGGCCTACACCATGGAAGAGCTGGGACTGGGCAGCACCCTTGCGGTCACCTTTGATGAAAGCGTTGAGGCCATGGACTGCCTAGTAAGCTGGAGTCCAGACACACCGGGCGATTTTGGCACCACGGGCAGTAAGGAAACCAGCAAGACGTTTGCCGGAACCGTCACCCTGCCGGGCTGGGCCACCGCTGCAGGCACAACGATTGACGCGACCGTAAAAACCGCGACGCCGTTAACCGTGACCGGCATTACCGTCACGCCAAAGGCCTATGACGGCACAACTGAGGCGACCCTAGTCTTAGACGGCGGCCAATTGTCAGGTGCAATTGCCCAGGGTGATACTGTCGAATTTAACACAAGCGCAGTCTTAGAAGCCAATTTTGATGACGCAGATGCAGGCACAGGCAAAAGCGTCACCGTGAGCGGCAACGCCCTGCAGGGTTCAGAGGCGTCTAAATATATCATTGACTGGAGCGCCTGTGATATTAAAGGCGATATTACCAAGGCAGTCGGCATTGCCGCGCCGACCACGCCGGTAGTGGACACCGGCCAAACCACCTCCACCAGTGTGACCCTAAAGCCAGTAACGATAACGGACCCTATCGCCACCGCGGCAGGCGCCAGAGTACAGTACAGTAAGGATCAGGTGAACTGGCAGGACCGTCCGGTTTTCAATGGGCTGGAGCCCGGCACTGCCTACGCCTTTTACGCCCGTGTCGGCGCAACCGGCAACACCGAAGCGTCGGCTTCGTCCGCTGCCAGCCCAACCATCACCACCAAGGTGGCCGTCGTGGCTCCGGTTCTGAGCGTTGACGGCGACTGCACGGCCGGCCAGGCGTGTAAGGTAGAGCTCTACGACGCTGCGAACAAAAAAATCAATGACCTGCTGGAGGCCGACGCAGGAACCAAGGTCAGCTACAAAATCACCTACTGCGACAGCCATACCATGCACTTTACCTTTAAAGGCAATGCGCTGGCGCTTTCAGACAGTACGCCGGGAATGCGCAGGGCACCGGACGAAAAACGCACCTGGTACTATGACTACACCATCCAGCCAGGCGATACAACCGTGACCGCCGCCGCGGAAGCCGCCCCGAAAACCGTTAAAAATATAACGGCCGATCCCATTACCATGGCGGCCAACGATGCCCGCAACCAGAGCGCAGAGACGCTTTTGAAGAGTCTGCCAAAGAGCATTAAGTTCCAGTATGACAATGGGACAGAGGGAACCGATCTGGTCGAAAACTGGACACTGAAAACAGGAGAATGGGCGCTTAAGGGGGCGAATCTGACCTATGAAGGCACCCTTAAAAATAATCCAAGAGCCAAAGTGACCCAGTCGGTGACCGTGGATCCTGTGACCGCCGAAATACAAACGAATGTTGGAAAAATCACCCTTAGGGAACGGCCCCAGGGCTATACCCTGGCCGATCTGGAAGGCGAAGGGCTGCCCATGGCGGCCAGCATCGGTTATGACAGCTATGTGGACCCGGCCGATAAAACAGCGGCCATCACATGGCAGCTGCCCGAGGACTTTGGGAAAACATCCGGCGCTGTGGACATCACCGGCAGTGTGCAGCTGCCCGAATGGGCCACCGCAGCCACTACGGATGTCATTTCAGCGAATTTTGAGATCACCGCCAGAGCGCAGGCATCATTGGAAATTGATGTGGCTGACGTTACAAAAACCTACGACGGCAGTGCCGTCATGGAAAACGTGCCGGTTAAACTGAACAGTACAAGCCTGGACCCGGCGCACAAAGCCGTCACCCTGTCCGCAGAGACAGCCACCGTCCGTTTCCAGACCCCAAATGTGGGCACAGGTTTGACCTACACCGTGGAAGGCCTGACCCTGACCGGCGCCGATGCCGACTGGTACGCCTTGAGTGCAACCTATAAAAATGGTGTCATTGAGCAAGCAGCCGTGGCCGCTCCGGCAGTCCCAGAGGCTGACAGCATCAGCCTGAACAGCATTGCGCTGAAACCCGTCGTCCTTGAGGGCGCCGCCAAGGCCGCCGGCGCCAAGGTGATCTACCAGATTTCAAAAGATAACGGCAAAACCTACGAAAACAATACAGACAAATACAGCCCGGACTTCAAAAATCTTGATCCCGGAAAGGCCTACAGCTTTAAAACCAGTGTGGAAGCCACCGCCAACACAAAGGCGTCCGAAGCCAGCGCGGGATTAACCATCCGGACAAAGTTTAACCCAGTGGCACCCATCATTGCCAAGACCTCCCCCTGTGAAGGCGGCGAATGTAAGGTCGATATGGCCGATGCCCAGGGAGCCCCCATTACAGACAAAAGTGAAGTGGGCACCGGGGACGTCATCCACTACACCATCACGAGTTGTGACAACCATACGCCAGGTAAGCTGCTCATTAACAGCAAAACCGAGGTGCCTTTATCCGGTACTGGCAAGGTGCGCACCGGCTTTTACACCGTCACCGCCCAGGACAGCCAGCTGGTCTCACAGGTCACGTTTAATGACCGTCAGGCCGTGCGTGTGGAATCACCAGAGCCCATTGAAATGTATGCCAATGACGACCGCAACCAGAGTGCCGAAAGTCTGGCGGACAGCTTATCCAAGGAAGTGGCCGTGGTCTATGACAACGGCACCAGAGGAACCGAAACCATTCGCAAATGGAATCCCTCCGGCACGGCCTGGAACCCCAGAGGCGGAAGCTACACCTATGTGGCGGCAGTCGGCGGAGACGGACAGTTTTTCACCCTGCAGAATGTAACGGTAAAACCGGTCAGCGCCGTCTATGAACCCTTTGCGGATACCACTCTGACCGTCAGTGAGGAACCCTATGCCAAAGAAGAGCTGGGGCTCAGCGACACCCTTGCGGTCACCTACACCTCCGAAGACGGCGTGGTCAAGGAAACCCGGGACGAACCCCTTGTCTGGACGCCGGAAGTCCCCGGTGATTTCGGAACCACCGAAACCACCCAGACTTTTACCGCCAGATTGGCGCTGCCAGCCTATGCGGGCGGCGATAAAGCGCTGAGCAAGACCATTCGTGTGAGCGAAAAGAGCCCGCTGGTCATCCGCGGTGTAAAAGCTCAGAACAAAGTTTATGACGGTACTGCTGACGCGGTACTGGATTTCAGCCAGGCCACCTTTACCGGAGACCCGGGATTTGGCAGCTATACTGTGGATTGGGAGCAGGCCACCGGAACCTTTGAGGACGCCAACGCCGGCGACCATAAAAAAGTGACGGTGGAAGGCATTGTGCTTTCGGGTAAAGACGCGGACCACTATATTTTAAGCGTTGAGCAGGTGAGCGCGAGCATTCAAAAAGCCGAAATTCAAGGCGTAGTCTTTGAAAGTGCGAGATTCCCGGAAGATGGAAAACCGCACAGCCTGGAAGCCGTCTATCCAGAAGGTTGCGGCATTACCGGCGTGAGCTATACCTATGAAAAGGACGGCGTGAAAACCACTGAAGCCCCAAAAGAAACCGGTGTCTACAAGGTGACCGCCACCTTTACAGTGGACGATAACCATCAGGCACTCGCACCCATGACCGCCACCATGACCATTGGCGAAGCCGGGGGAACCGTTGAGGAGGCCGTGGTGGAAGGATTGCCCGAAGGCGTGACCGGCTGCACTGTGACCGCGGATAAAGACCACGTCACCGAGGCCGGAGAAACCGTCACCTATACCCTGACCCGGAACAGAGAACGGAAGTCCTATGTGCCGGCAGTCCTGACCGTTAACGGCCAGGCCCTGCCGCTGACCTATGATCAAGAAAGCGGACAGTTTAAAGCCGCCTATGTGGCTGAGGACCCAACGGCGACCATTGCGGCAACGGTTCAGTATGTTCTGCTTGGAAGCTTCAGCGGCGATGAGACCATCAATATCATTGACGCCCAGCAGCTGGCTCAGACTGCAGCGGCTGGAGAAACCCCATCCGAACGCCAGAAGGCTGCCGGAGATGTGAACTTTGATGGAAAAGTCAATATCATTGACGCCCAGCAGATCGCCCAGTACACGGCGGATCCTGAAAAACAGTTTTAA